In Colletotrichum destructivum chromosome 8, complete sequence, the following proteins share a genomic window:
- a CDS encoding Putative mRNA triphosphatase Cet1, CYTH-like domain superfamily, RNA 5'-triphosphatase Cet1/Ctl1, giving the protein MDLRSLMNTSDDGDRPRATAAAAAASAAATAASAGPPPGHPAHAQAHARAHASSQPLAPKQQQQQQPQQQHPHPHPQHQPHLQHQSHPHPQHQPPPQLPYQQQPPTTPSQATTAYAFRESAYSHALHSSPGKPPAPQEYTVHPQVTTPSYPPQSPYQTPGPYPGRPAPPPLQAGVAAPYADARSPQSASMSGPSPYRHTPTSSVSGPGGGYPFPPTGPPQEVASPVQRHQYPPPNAYPSRESYSHPSGATAPSPYTQQQQPPPPQHMPQTPPIGTPVSAHPYLHQRSQSTHSTPTPTSAHSQHPQQLHGQAYPHGSPVATAHPPPEYVRQLSQPPTPLGPPPTGPRQSSTAPTFAHPQSPYQQRLSASHLAQATPPPPPPRIPSSHSGHERRSLSQSERDRSVSVSPKTRIPSLPSSVGGHTDSEARPHPSVANMVEPERERATTPAKRKLADRDLSPRELERKEPRPPPAEVNGGPRLSRSPIIQRKRKIHTTPPIWAQAWNARENKKLKLANFELQKRGPPSINGKPEPAKQDSTSRHTSPEAARSTAPPVQEPPKPDSLLGPWEESILGTRPSEELSKTIADFLFKNVTLHPDSGEILGRGVQFEIEAKMGQLIDRDTNDRVERAIGSECVLHDTGRLAFRSSMTEAQHKGLNDFLNSMVVQTDPRNPNARGRVQIQYKHRREIDKFYELPNALQARLPGCVRSLLSGRRSIKVRVTYDQKTQQVLAKIVKARVADIHIHLPTCPLDCRISINLEMAWDGSVEELESMAVGHADKFPDRNKDRLSYKQNHYQIDLTQVTQTMPGPGNTHRIDKEHELEVELSPDIVIDQQRRAMRNEPHQYQQLVDAFVDNVRVLARKSREFV; this is encoded by the exons ATGGATCTGAGAAGTTTGATGAACACGTCAGACGACGGGGACCGACCTCGAgccacagccgccgccgccgccgcctccgctgctgccaccgccgcctccgctggccctcctccgggccATCCTGCTCATGCCCAAGCACACGCTCGCGCTCACGCTTCTTCTCAGCCTCTTGCGCcgaagcagcagcaacagcagcaaccacaacaacagcacccgcacccgcacccgcagCATCAACCGCATCTGCAACATCAAtcgcatccgcatccgcaacaccaaccgccgccgcagctgcCCTATCAACAGCAGCCTCCGACGACGCCTTCGCAGGCCACGACGGCCTACGCATTTAGAGAATCAGCCTACAGTCACGCCTTGCACTCGTCCCCCGGGAAGCCGCCAGCTCCCCAAGAATACACTGTCCATCCCCAGGTCACCACTCCGTCGTATCCCCCACAGTCGCCTTATCAGACTCCCGGCCCCTATCCCGGCCgaccagcaccgccgccactTCAGGCAGGCGTTGCCGCTCCTTACGCCGATGCGCGGTCTCCTCAGAGTGCGTCCATGTCCGGGCCGTCCCCGTATCGTCACACACCAACATCTTCAGTGAGCGGACCCGGCGGAGGCTATCCTTTCCCTCCCACTGGTCCGCCTCAGGAAGTTGCCAGCCCTGTGCAACGACACCAATACCCACCACCCAACGCGTATCCCTCGAGAGAGAGTTATTCTCATCCATCTGGTGCAACGGCGCCTTCTCCATATactcagcagcagcagccgcctccgcctcagCACATGCCCCAAACTCCGCCCATCGGCACCCCTGTCAGCGCACACCCGTACCTCCACCAGCGCTCGCAATCAACGCATTCAACCCCTACTCCTACCTCTGCCCATAGTCAACACCCGCAGCAGCTCCACGGTCAAGCATATCCTCACGGCAGTCCTGTGGCGACGGCGCATCCGCCGCCCGAGTACGTTCGGCAGCTTTCGCAGCCTCCTACCCCACTGGGCCCGCCCCCGACCGGGCCACGACAATCTTCCACTGCACCGACCTTTGCGCATCCGCAAAGTCCCTATCAACAGAGACTGTCCGCCTCGCACCTCGCTCAAGCCacacctccaccaccgccacctcGCATCCCCAGCTCCCACAGCGGCCACGAACGAAGATCATTGTCACAAAGCGAACGCGACAGAAGTGTTAGCGTCAGTCCCAAGACCCGCATCCCGAGTTTGCCGAGCAGCGTCGGTGGACATACAGATTCAGAGGCGCGGCCGCATCCGAGTGTCGCCAACATGGTGGAACCCGAACGCGAACGCGCCACGACACCCGCCAAGAGAAAGCTTGCCGACAGAGATTTGAGCCCGCGAGAACTCGAGCGGAAGGAGCCAAGGCCTCCGCCTGCCGAGGTGAACGGCGGCCCCAGGCTCTCTCGGTCGCCTATTATCCAGCGAAAGAGGAAAATTCACACAACGCCTCCCATCTGGGCTCAGGCATGGAACGCCCGAGAAAACAAAAAGCTCAAGCTGGCCAATTTTGAGCTCCAAAAACGAGGACCACCCAGCATCAATGGCAAGCCCGAGCCTGCCAAGCAGGACAGCACCAGTCGACACACCTCGCCAGAGGCAGCGCGATCCACTGCGCCACCTGTTCAGGAACCGCCCAAGCCCGATAGTCTGCTTGGTCCGTGGGAGGAGAGCATTCTCGGCACTCGACCGTCCGAGGAGCTATCCAAAACGATTGCTGATTTTCTCTTCAAGAATGTCACGCTCCACCCCGACTCTGGGGAGATCCTAGGGCGAGGCGTGCAGTTCGAGATCGAGGCTAAAATGGGTCAGCTCATCGATAGAGATACCAACGATCGTGTCGAGAGGGCAATTGGCTCTGAATGTGTCCTGCATGACACCGGCCGTCTTGCTTTCAGAAGCAGCATGACGGAG GCCCAGCACAAAGGCCTCAATGATTTCCTGAACAGTATGGTCGTCCAGACAGACCCGCGAAACCCCaacgcccgaggccgagtccAGATACAATACAAACATCGGCGGGAGATTGACAAGTTTTACGAACTGCCTAATGCGCTGCAGGCTCGCCTGCCTGGCTGCGTTAGATCCCTCCTGTCGGGCAGGCGGTCCATCAAGGTCCGCGTCACATACGACCAGAAGACGCAACAGGTCCTGGCCAAGATTGTCAAGGCCCGAGTAGCCGATATTCACATACACCTGCCGACGTGCCCGCTCGACTGTCGTATCAGCATTAATCTCGAAATGGCATGGGATGGATctgtcgaggagctggaaaGCATGGCCGTTGGGCACGCGGACAAGTTTCCCGACCGAAACAAGGATCGCCTGAGTTACAAGCAGAATCACTATCAGATTGACTTGACACAGGTGACGCAGACGATGCCTGGTCCTGGA AACACCCATCGGATCGACAAAGAGCACGAGCTTGAGGTTGAGCTATCGCCAGATATCGTCATTGACCAACAACGCCGTGCCATGAGAAACGAGCCGCACCAATACCAACAACTGGTCGATGCGTTTGTTGACAACGTGCGCGTCCTCGCCCGGAAGAGTCGTGAATTTGTCTAG